The following coding sequences are from one Salvia hispanica cultivar TCC Black 2014 chromosome 3, UniMelb_Shisp_WGS_1.0, whole genome shotgun sequence window:
- the LOC125212668 gene encoding adenosine kinase 2 produces MASEGILLGMGNPLLDISAVVDQDFLDKYDVKLNNAILAEDKHLPMYEEMASKFKVDFIAGGATQNSIRVAQWMLQIPGATSYMGSIGKDKFGEEMKKNAKEAGVNVHYYEDELPTGTCAVCVLGGERSLIANLSAANCYKPDHLKKPENWALVEKAKYYYMAGFFLTVSPESILLVAEHAAANNKIFATNLSAPFICEFFKDAQEKVLPYMDFVFGNETEALTFSRVHGYETESIPEIALKISQLPKASGTHKRITVITQGADPVVVAEDGKVTLIPVIPLPKEKLIDTNGAGDAFVGGFLSQLVLEKPIEECVRAGCYAANVIIQRSGCTYPAKPDFK; encoded by the exons ATGGCGTCGGAAGGAATTTTGCTCGGAATGGGGAATCCGCTCTTGGATATCTCCGCAGTCGTCGATCAAGATTTTTTAGACAA ATATGATGTGAAATTGAACAATGCGATTCTGGCTGAGGATAAGCACTTGCCGAT GTACGAAGAAATGGCATCCAAGTTCAAGGTGGACTTCATCGCTGGAG GGGCTACTCAGAACTCAATCCGAGTTGCCCAg TGGATGCTTCAAATTCCTGGTGCAACCAGCTACATGGGTTCCATTGGAAAGGACAAATTTGGGgaggaaatgaagaaaaatgcaAAGGAAGCTGGCGTTAAT GTTCATTACTATGAAGATGAATTGCCTACTGGCACTTGTGCTGTATGCGTGCTTGGTGGTGAAAG GTCACTAATTGCCAACTTGTCAGCTGCCAATTGCTACAAACCCGATCATTTGAAGAAACCAGAGAACTGGGCTTTGG TGGAAAAGgccaaatactactatatggcTGGTTTTTTCCTCACCGTTTCCCCTGAATCTATCTTGCTTGTCGCTGAGCATGCAGCTGCTAACAACAAG ATTTTTGCAACAAACCTGTCTGCTCCATTCATCTGCGAGTTCTTCAAGGATGCGCAAGAGAAAGTATTACC GTACATGGACTTTGTTTTCGGAAATGAAACCGAAGCATTAACTTTCTCCCGAGTTCATGGCTACGAG ACTGAAAGCATTCCAGAAATAGCCTTGAAGATCTCCCAATTGCCAAAGGCATCTGGAACACACAAAAGAATTACTGTCATCACACAGGGTGCGGACCCTGTTGTGGTCGCAGAGGATGGAAAGGTTACGTTGATCCCTGTCATTCCGTTGCCAAAGGAGAAACTCATCGATACCAACGGTGCAG GTGATGCGTTTGTCGGGGGATTTCTGTCACAATTGGTTCTTGAGAAGCCGATTGAAGAGTGCGTAAGAGCGGGTTGCTACGCAGCTAACGTGATTATTCAGAGGTCGGGCTGCACGTACCCAGCGAAGCCAGATTTTAAATAA